In the Mytilus trossulus isolate FHL-02 chromosome 1, PNRI_Mtr1.1.1.hap1, whole genome shotgun sequence genome, one interval contains:
- the LOC134725560 gene encoding uncharacterized protein LOC134725560, whose protein sequence is MEKSQTEIMANLAVNILQLQDKVSGKELNKTKTHSQKESDRTRTVSVSDIPELSDISDDDMESEEEQDDQDVGCSLDQMLDEVDEDFFLELEKEYQEDKKFGPEIDSAMAKLAETAIEKPLKDEEYQKLADKYLVPENCKKIKVPLVNRELWKVLKTKREGDVAMQKVTQTCSSALVMVLKALNIIKTKGDMSETKPIFKDLFKVLTHGICTGNRKRKQMIRPIVPGKYRKLCEVDTPVTEFLFGDNLDEKVDKLDKDDKRSDKLSMESGGVFLGKRKHNWSKDSHWGPAKDKNWPKDKFWPKDKFWAKNKKKLKKPKTIH, encoded by the exons ATGGAAAAGTCCCAAACAGAAATAATGGCTAATTTAGCCGTGAACATTTTGCAATTGCAAGACAAAGTTAGTGGAAAAGAGttgaataaaactaaaactCATTCACAAAAAGAGTCCGATAGGACAAGAACTGTTAGTGTCAGTGACATTCCTGAATTGTCAGACATATCAGATGATGATATGGAGTCTGAGGAGGAACAAGATGACCAAGATGTTGGTTGTTCTCTTGATCAAATGTTGGATGAGGTAGACGAAGACTTTTTTCTAGAGTTAGAGAAAGAGTACCAAGAGGACAAAAAGTTTGGTCCTGAGATAGATAGTGCTATGGCAAAACTTGCTGAAACAGCTATAGAGAAACCCTTGAAAGACGAGGAGTATCAAAAGTTAGCAGACAAGTATTTGGTGCCTGAAAATTGCAAAAAGATAAAG GTACCTCTGGTAAACAGAGAATTATGGAAGGTGCTAAAAACCAAACGAGAAGGAGATGTGGCGATGCAAAAGGTGACTCAGACATGTAGTTCAGCATTGGTCATGGTACTCAAGGCTTTGAATATTATTAAGACAAAAGGGGACATGAGTGAAACCAAACCCATATTCAAAGacttgtttaaagttttaacgCATGGGATATGTACGGGAAACAGGAAAAGAAAGCAGATGATAAGGCCTATAGTCCCAGGGAAATACAGGAAATTGTGTGAAGTAGACACACCTGTTACAGAATTTTTGTTCGGTGACAATCTGGATGAAAAGGTGGACAAATTGGACAAAGATGACAAAAGGTCAGACAAGTTATCTATGGAATCAGGAGGTGTTTTTTTAGGGAAAAGAAAGCACAATTGGTCAAAGGACAGTCATTGGGGTCCAGCAAAAGACAAAAACTGGCCAAAAGACAAATTCTGGCCAAAGGACAAATTCTgggcaaaaaacaaaaagaaactgaAGAAACCAAAGACAATACATTAA